The Leptospira koniambonensis region GAAAGGAATTTTGCAAACTGGCTATTCTTATATGCTTCTCAAGAAAAATGGGGAGCAGCTCCCGGACCTAAAAATTATATCATGAATTTTTATAGAGGGATCGGAGACGCTTTCTTAAATTTCGAAGGTGTGAAGAATGGGCTCAGGATCAATGCTAACGATCTTACATCTCTCAAAAGTTTCCCTTATAATTTAAATCTAGGGTTTTGGGTAGGGATATTATTTTTAGCATTCTTAAATTGGATGCGTCTCTGGAAGTCCTATAAAACAGAACTTATACTTTTATTCTTTTGGCTGATCCCTTCTTTTGTGTTTTATACTTGGTGGGAAGGTTATTTTTTCGAGTTCTGGGTCTCTTCTGTGATTGGACTTTTGATCTTTGCTGCTTTAGTCTTTCGTTCTTTAGAATTTGAGAACTTTAGATTTGGAATTAGATCTATCTCTCATATTATTTTTTTCTCTTATGCTTGTTTACTCTTTCTAGTCAATTTCACTTATTCTACTCTTCCTAGATCAGAAAGATCTAGGGCTAGTTTTATAGAAGGGATTGAAGATAAGTATGAAGATATCACTCCTGAACCGGTATATCGAAACGAGTAAATAAGTGCTTGTGGGTTTCCCTTAGTCCAAAAAACTGCACAGGAGTCGAGGATAAACGAACGAATGCTGTTCAATTCAGCCCATTTTCTATTATTTTTGCCGATCGTTTTAATCCTAGCAAAAATCCTAAAAGGTACATACCAAAGGGTTTTCCTTCTTCTTGCCAGTCTCTACTTCTATAACGCTTGGCATCCTGCATCGATAGTTTGCGACGATATCAGGACCTCTACTTGGTACGAGAATTGGATCGATCTATCCTTTTGTAATTTTAATATCAACTTATACATCATCATTCTGATCGTTTCCATGATCGTGGACTACGTTGCAGGAAGATTGATGAGTAAAGAAGGAGTCTCTGAAAAATTCAGAAGGCTTTGTTTAGTCGCTTCCTTGATCACAAATCTTGGGATCTTAGCATATTTTAAATACACTAACTTCCTACTAGAGGTTTTTGCGGATCTATTCAATCAGATCTCCACAGGCGAACCGATTAAGATAGAACATCTAAAGATCATTCTTCCTGTTGGAATTTCGTTTTATACATTCCAGTCCATGAGTTATTCCATAGATGTATTCCGTAGGAACCTGGAAGCTCGAAAATCATTCTTAGACTTTGCGTTGTACGTTTCCTTCTTCCCTCAATTGGTAGCTGGACCAATCGTTCGTGCCCACACTTTTTTTAGGGATTTAGATGATACTCCCAAAGTCACTGCAGAAGATATACAAATCGCTTTTGCACAGATCTTAATGGGATTTACTAGAAAGATCGTATTTGCAGACAACCTCGCAAAGGTAGTAGACTTTACATTCACTAATTATAAAATTCTAAACCCTGCTGAGATCTGGGTGGGAGCAATGGCTTTCGGTTGGCAGATCTATTTTGACTTTGCAGGTTATACTGATATTGCGATCGGAACAGCAAGACTTTTTGGATACAAATTCGATCCAAACTTCAACTTCCCGATGGTTGCTCGAAATATCGCAGACCACTGGTCTCGTTGGCATATTTCCTTCTCCACTTGGATCAGAGATTATATCTATATTCCATTAGGTGGATCCAGAGTTGGAGTTTTGAAAGGATATAGAAACCTTTTTATCACCTGGTTATTCGCAGGTATCTGGCATGGAGCTGCTTATCACTTCATTGGATGGGGACTCTGGCAAGGGATCATGCTTGGAATTCATAGAGAATATTCCAAGACCAAAATTGCTATCTGGCTAAATGAAAGAGGAGGTTTAAGCTACGATATTGGAGCTCGGATCTTCACTATGTTCTGCCTTTCCTTCGGATTTATTCTTTTCCGCGCAAAAACAATGAAGGCCGCCTGGGCAATGATGAAATCACTTGTATTCGCAGTCCCTGGCGGGATCTATTCCGTTAAAACATTCGTAAATTACGATTACGGAATATTGCTCATGATCTGTTTTATACTTTCTTATTATTTCTCCCGAAACCCGATAGAAACAATCGTGGAAAACAAAAAAAAGTTCGGGGTATTCGTTACTGCGAATTTATTTATCATTCTGTTCTTCGGAGCAGGAGGCCAAAACTTCCTGTATTTCGATTTCTGAGGCAAATATGAATCCGTACATCAGTTTGATCCGTCAGAGAAGTTTTTGGATACCAATTTTAGTATTGGCTTTATTCGATCTATGCCTTCAAACAGGAGTTTATAGGCCTTATCTTAAAAAAGGATCTTTCGCGGCAAACGTTATCCGAAACACTGATTATGTTTTAGAGAAAAAGCCCGAATTCGAACCTACAATACTTCTTCTTGGGACCTCGGTTGCTCACCAGGGACTTTCTCTTAAAACCTTAAATGAGACTCTGGAACCTTATGGAGAAAAGATCCAATCCATCGCTATGGAAGGAACTGAGCTCGTAGTACAAGACGCACTTGTACGTAACCTTCTTCCTAAATTCCCTAAAGTACATACAGTCTTACATATATTAGAGATCTCCACTCCTTGGGTGGATCAAGAAGATCTACAGATCCATACTCTTGCAATGCTCGGAGAGCTGGATAGAAGGATGGCATTTCCTTTAATTTACGAATTCAATTATAATGTGCGTTATGATGATCTTGGATTTTTAGCGTTCAAGAGTATCGCTTACAGAAGAGATATCCGCGACTTCATACTAGATCCTTCCAAACGTCTGAAAGATATTAGCAGAAGGAAAAAAGAAGCCAAACTTACTCCTTGGCCTCATGAGAACACAAATCTTCCAAGCATAAGCATGTTCCCTGAAGTGAAAGATATCAAATCCTGCTTGAAGATCACCAATCCTGGGAATGGTATTGTCGCTCCCGAAGGTTCCGACCAATTTCATAAAAAAGCGATTTGGGACACCTGTGGTTTGGGAGAAAAAACTCCTGTTAAAATTGAAAGAACCAAACAGGTGAATAACTACTTCCATAGATTAAAAATCCTGCATAATGATATTCGCCAAGTTGGTCTGGAACATGGGCAGAAGATCAAAATTATTGGTGTGATTGCACCTTATAGTGAGATCATTAAAAATTGGAGAAGTCCGGACAGAAATCGTATCTGGGAAGAAGAGATCCAGAAAATAGATCCAACAACCCCTCTACTTGATTACCAAGCAAGTCTCGATGGTCAAAACAACGGAGATTATTATTACGATCTAATCCATTTGAATAAGGCTGGAATGGAAAAATTTTCCGCAATATTCTCCGCTGACTTACCTTCTATCCTCGGACTAACTCGGAAAAAATAGAAATGATCTTTACCTCTACTTTATTTCTCATATTCTTCCTGATCGTTTATGTTCTGTATTGGTCTTGGGACAGCCGCAAATACAGAGAATGGATCCTATTAGTTGCGTCCTTAGTATTTTATGCTTCCTGGAATCCTCCTTTCCTTTTGCATTTATTAGGAATTGTATTTTTAAATTATCTTTTTCTAAAACCAATCGCAAAGACAAAGAGTAAAAAATTACTTACGATCATTGTTTTGATCGATTTGATCAATTTAGGAATTTTCAAATATTTTTATTTTGTTTCGGACAATCTTTTCTACGTAACAAACTTATCTCTTTTTAACACTAGCACATTTTCTTTTAGGATTATTCTCCCATTAGCGATCAGCTTTTACACATTCCAAGTAATGGCGTTCGTAATAGATGTGTATCGAGGAAAAGTAGAAGAACTTCCTAACTTCTTCCATTTTACTTTGTTCTTATTATTCTTTCCTCAGCTGGTCGCAGGACCTATCATGAGGGCAAAAGATTTTTTCCCAAGATTAGAACATTTAAGGATCCATAAAACTGCGATCTTCACAGGACTCTTTCTGATCGGGCTCGGAGCTTGTAAGAAGATCCTAATCGCAGATAATTTAGGTGGTTTGATCGATCCTGTTTTCCTAAGACCTAGGGAATATGGAAGCGGCTCCTTACTCTTAGCAACAATCGGATTTACCTGGCAGGTATATTCAGACTTCTCAGGATATACAGACGTAGCTAAAGGTTGCGCCTTATTATTCGGATTTAATATTCCAAGAAATTTTAATGCTCCTTTCTTCAGCAAGAATATCCACGAGCTTTGGAGAAAATGGCATATCACTCTTGGAACCTGGCTCAAAGATTATATTTATATTCCTTTGGGCGGAAGTAGAGGTTCGGAAGCAAGAACAAATATCAACCAAACAATCACATTTGCTTTGGGTGGTTTATGGCATGGAGCCAACTGGACTTTCTTAGCTTGGGGACTTTCTCATGGATTATTCCTCTTTGTAGAGAGAACTTTTGAAAGAAAAGGAATCAGGATCTTACCTGAATCCGGAAAATTTTTTACCGGGGTCCGGATCTTTTGGACCTATTCATTATTTACTCTTGCAGCAGTATTTTTCCGCTCATTTAGCATCCAAGATTGTTTTTATATTTTCGAAAGCTGGTTCTATCATATCCGTCCGGAACAGACAATTACTCTTTCTTTCAATTTAGTAATTCCTTATATTATTGGAGGAATTATTTTCCACGCTGCAGAAGCGCCTAAACATTATCCGCTTTGGTTCCAAAGACATAGGACCAAACTTTTACTTGCCTTCCTTTTGATCGGAGCTCTGATCTTTGGAAATTACGCGGGCAAGGGACAAGACTTTATCTACTTTGCATTTTAGATTATGAAAAGAATTCCTTTGTTACATCGTAAAATCCTATGGATCCCTCTTGGAATTGTCGCTCTGCTGTTTATATGGGACAGGATACTTTCTTCCGAGATGATCAGACCATATACAGAAACAGGCGCCGAATATTATTTTTATAATATGAAAGATAAGGTTCTTTCTATCATGAAGAAGGAAACTGATTCCAAAAAAGAAACCCAGACAGTGCTTACATTTTTTGGAACTTCTCATATGGGAGAATTCTCTTTAGCAGAATTTGAAAAAGAAAGCCCAGGCCTGATCGTATACAATCTTTCCGGACCTTCTGCCCCTTATTCTTTCCATAATTTTACTCTGGAAAAACTTCTTAAAAAAGACATTCCTTTAGACTATGCGATTTTAGAATATTATCCGGATTCGGGAACTGATTTCGCAAATAGATATCCATTACGTTATTCTTATGATTTCCCCTTCTTTCTAAAATACTGGGATATATTTTCCACAAGTGAATGGGATAGCTTTCTTAAGGCGAAAGTATTCCGCACTTCAGTATTTCCTCCTAGATTTAAAGAAGCATATTCCAGATTCAGGAACCCGTTGGAAGTCCTACAACTTATGTATGTAAGGGATATCCTCATCAATGAATCTGATAAGTTCAAAGGTGGGATCCCGAACGGGCTTTTGGCAAATACACCGGAAGATAAACTAGACTCAGAATCAGAAAGGATTTTTAACGAGTCATATAAAAATTTCAAAAATTCTAAAGTACAAGAATATTTTCTCAGGAATTTTTTAAAAACAGCGAGAGAGAATCATATTAAAGTAGTTTTATGGACTCCTTTACTGTATTCTACATTCTCAGAAAAAGTTAGGTCTGCACCATTCTTTCAAGGATGGATAGACCTCCGAAACAAGATCATCCAAGAATATCCGGAAACTTTGGTATTAGATATGGAAGAATATCGTTCCAGAATGAAATGCCAAAAGTTTATAGACCCTCACCATCTCAGCGGCGGATGTTATGCAGAACCTACTAGATATTTAGTAGAATTTTTGCAGGAAAAGGGAAATCTCCCTAAAACAAAATGAACTTCGACGAAGCTCAAAAGACGGTAGATGATTGGATCAAAACCATCGGGGTTAAGTATTTTTCAGAACTTACAAACCTAGCCATCTTAATGGAAGAAGTGGGAGAATTCTCCCGACTAGTCGCTCGAAAATACGGAGATCAATCTTTCAAAAATGGAGAAGATCCGGAAGGTCTATCCAAAGAACTAGGAGATATACTTTTTGTTCTGACTTGTCTAGCAAATCAAATGGGAATTTCAATGGAAGAGGC contains the following coding sequences:
- a CDS encoding nucleotide pyrophosphohydrolase, yielding MNFDEAQKTVDDWIKTIGVKYFSELTNLAILMEEVGEFSRLVARKYGDQSFKNGEDPEGLSKELGDILFVLTCLANQMGISMEEAFKATLEKNTTRDKDRHKNNPKLKDL
- a CDS encoding SGNH/GDSL hydrolase family protein, with the protein product MNPYISLIRQRSFWIPILVLALFDLCLQTGVYRPYLKKGSFAANVIRNTDYVLEKKPEFEPTILLLGTSVAHQGLSLKTLNETLEPYGEKIQSIAMEGTELVVQDALVRNLLPKFPKVHTVLHILEISTPWVDQEDLQIHTLAMLGELDRRMAFPLIYEFNYNVRYDDLGFLAFKSIAYRRDIRDFILDPSKRLKDISRRKKEAKLTPWPHENTNLPSISMFPEVKDIKSCLKITNPGNGIVAPEGSDQFHKKAIWDTCGLGEKTPVKIERTKQVNNYFHRLKILHNDIRQVGLEHGQKIKIIGVIAPYSEIIKNWRSPDRNRIWEEEIQKIDPTTPLLDYQASLDGQNNGDYYYDLIHLNKAGMEKFSAIFSADLPSILGLTRKK
- a CDS encoding DUF1574 family protein is translated as MKRIPLLHRKILWIPLGIVALLFIWDRILSSEMIRPYTETGAEYYFYNMKDKVLSIMKKETDSKKETQTVLTFFGTSHMGEFSLAEFEKESPGLIVYNLSGPSAPYSFHNFTLEKLLKKDIPLDYAILEYYPDSGTDFANRYPLRYSYDFPFFLKYWDIFSTSEWDSFLKAKVFRTSVFPPRFKEAYSRFRNPLEVLQLMYVRDILINESDKFKGGIPNGLLANTPEDKLDSESERIFNESYKNFKNSKVQEYFLRNFLKTARENHIKVVLWTPLLYSTFSEKVRSAPFFQGWIDLRNKIIQEYPETLVLDMEEYRSRMKCQKFIDPHHLSGGCYAEPTRYLVEFLQEKGNLPKTK
- a CDS encoding MBOAT family O-acyltransferase; amino-acid sequence: MLFNSAHFLLFLPIVLILAKILKGTYQRVFLLLASLYFYNAWHPASIVCDDIRTSTWYENWIDLSFCNFNINLYIIILIVSMIVDYVAGRLMSKEGVSEKFRRLCLVASLITNLGILAYFKYTNFLLEVFADLFNQISTGEPIKIEHLKIILPVGISFYTFQSMSYSIDVFRRNLEARKSFLDFALYVSFFPQLVAGPIVRAHTFFRDLDDTPKVTAEDIQIAFAQILMGFTRKIVFADNLAKVVDFTFTNYKILNPAEIWVGAMAFGWQIYFDFAGYTDIAIGTARLFGYKFDPNFNFPMVARNIADHWSRWHISFSTWIRDYIYIPLGGSRVGVLKGYRNLFITWLFAGIWHGAAYHFIGWGLWQGIMLGIHREYSKTKIAIWLNERGGLSYDIGARIFTMFCLSFGFILFRAKTMKAAWAMMKSLVFAVPGGIYSVKTFVNYDYGILLMICFILSYYFSRNPIETIVENKKKFGVFVTANLFIILFFGAGGQNFLYFDF
- a CDS encoding MBOAT family O-acyltransferase; this translates as MIFTSTLFLIFFLIVYVLYWSWDSRKYREWILLVASLVFYASWNPPFLLHLLGIVFLNYLFLKPIAKTKSKKLLTIIVLIDLINLGIFKYFYFVSDNLFYVTNLSLFNTSTFSFRIILPLAISFYTFQVMAFVIDVYRGKVEELPNFFHFTLFLLFFPQLVAGPIMRAKDFFPRLEHLRIHKTAIFTGLFLIGLGACKKILIADNLGGLIDPVFLRPREYGSGSLLLATIGFTWQVYSDFSGYTDVAKGCALLFGFNIPRNFNAPFFSKNIHELWRKWHITLGTWLKDYIYIPLGGSRGSEARTNINQTITFALGGLWHGANWTFLAWGLSHGLFLFVERTFERKGIRILPESGKFFTGVRIFWTYSLFTLAAVFFRSFSIQDCFYIFESWFYHIRPEQTITLSFNLVIPYIIGGIIFHAAEAPKHYPLWFQRHRTKLLLAFLLIGALIFGNYAGKGQDFIYFAF